One genomic window of Maribacter aquivivus includes the following:
- a CDS encoding ABC transporter permease, which produces MAWRDGKASGKRLLLFMASIILGIAAVVSIQSFSDNLKDNIGLQSKALMGADFLIDSNQPANERVTELMDSLGGYDAREVNFASMAAFPKSLATKLVQVRAIEGNFPFYGELETEPASAAKEYLEKGGALVDATAMLQYNLKPGDSVKLGTTTFAIVGSLITAPGSTGIGATAAPPIIVPFRFMEESGLLQRGSRLGYNYYFNNDKADLEALSKKVDPLLDAENADMDTHTDTSERLGRRYENVGRFLNLVAFIALLLGCVGIASSVHIYIKEKLKAVAVLKCLGATRKQTFLIYLIQIAGMGLLGGLIGTVIGLLLQQTFPLILQEFLPFQVEISTSFQAIFVGLLLGVCMSVLFALSPLINTWFVSPLQVLRVQENTSKKARPYQVWVVVAIVLFVLLFAYYLLGRWTFALSFVAGIMVTFSILAGVSILFMRLIKRYFPKSWSFAARQSLLNLFRPNNQTVVLVLAIGIGTFLISTLYFTKDFLLAKTSFEASAESPNLILFDVQTDQRDAVANTITPKGLPVIDNIPIVTMRLERIKDRDVKDIRLDTTTRVNKWILNHEFRTTYRDSMIGSEKLLEGDWIPSVDPNAKVIPISLADNVAKDALVTVGDTLLFNVQGKLMTTVVGNIRQVDWARMQLNFSIVFPKGVLENAPQFHVVTTNAPDKASSAGLQRELVKKFPNVSIIDLRQVVTLVEDILDKISWVISFMAFFSILTGIIVLIGSVRNSKYQRIRESVLLRTLGAQSIQILKINALEYFFLGVLGSGVGVLLSLLSSFLLAYFIFDTPFVPSWIPFLVVLPGITLLVLAIGLMNSRGVLNSPPLQVLRKEGN; this is translated from the coding sequence ATGGCTTGGCGAGATGGCAAAGCTAGCGGTAAACGACTGTTATTGTTCATGGCATCTATTATTTTAGGTATCGCAGCAGTGGTGTCAATTCAATCTTTTAGTGATAATCTTAAAGATAATATTGGTTTACAGTCAAAAGCCCTCATGGGTGCTGATTTTCTTATTGATAGCAATCAGCCGGCCAATGAAAGGGTAACAGAATTGATGGATTCTTTAGGTGGTTATGATGCTAGAGAGGTCAATTTTGCATCGATGGCAGCGTTCCCTAAAAGTCTAGCTACAAAATTGGTACAGGTACGCGCTATTGAAGGTAATTTTCCCTTTTATGGCGAGTTGGAAACTGAACCTGCCTCAGCTGCAAAAGAATATTTAGAAAAAGGTGGTGCATTGGTTGATGCCACTGCAATGCTTCAATATAATTTAAAACCAGGCGATAGTGTTAAGTTGGGTACAACCACTTTTGCTATTGTTGGGTCTTTGATTACGGCACCTGGTAGTACAGGTATTGGTGCGACAGCTGCACCACCCATTATTGTGCCATTTCGTTTTATGGAAGAAAGCGGACTCTTGCAACGTGGTAGCCGTTTGGGGTACAATTACTATTTTAATAATGATAAGGCAGATTTAGAAGCACTGAGTAAAAAAGTAGATCCATTATTAGATGCTGAAAATGCAGACATGGATACTCATACAGATACTAGCGAACGATTAGGTCGCAGATATGAAAATGTAGGTCGGTTCTTGAATTTGGTAGCCTTTATTGCACTTCTTTTGGGGTGTGTAGGTATTGCCAGCTCTGTGCATATCTATATAAAAGAGAAACTAAAAGCAGTAGCGGTTCTTAAATGTTTAGGGGCTACACGAAAGCAAACGTTTTTAATTTATCTGATCCAAATTGCAGGAATGGGTTTGTTAGGCGGACTCATAGGTACGGTAATAGGTTTGTTGTTACAACAGACATTTCCACTTATACTGCAAGAGTTTTTACCCTTTCAGGTAGAAATATCCACTTCTTTTCAAGCAATATTCGTTGGCTTATTGTTGGGTGTATGCATGTCGGTTTTATTTGCCTTGTCGCCATTAATAAATACATGGTTTGTTTCGCCCTTACAGGTGTTACGTGTGCAAGAAAATACGAGTAAAAAGGCTAGACCTTATCAAGTTTGGGTTGTCGTTGCCATCGTTCTTTTTGTACTATTATTCGCTTATTATTTATTGGGTAGGTGGACCTTCGCGTTAAGTTTCGTAGCAGGAATTATGGTGACATTTTCTATTTTAGCGGGAGTGTCAATTCTTTTTATGCGATTGATTAAACGTTATTTTCCAAAGTCATGGAGCTTTGCAGCCAGACAAAGCTTATTGAATTTATTCCGTCCAAATAATCAAACTGTAGTATTGGTTTTGGCTATTGGGATTGGTACATTTTTAATTAGCACATTATATTTTACAAAGGATTTTCTACTTGCCAAAACCTCCTTCGAAGCTAGTGCAGAGAGTCCAAATTTAATATTATTTGATGTCCAGACGGATCAAAGGGATGCTGTAGCGAACACCATTACTCCGAAAGGATTGCCTGTCATAGATAACATACCGATTGTTACCATGCGTTTAGAGCGTATAAAAGATCGAGACGTTAAAGATATTCGATTAGATACTACCACCCGAGTAAATAAGTGGATTCTTAACCATGAGTTTAGAACCACGTATAGAGACTCTATGATTGGTTCTGAAAAGTTGCTGGAAGGGGATTGGATACCTTCTGTAGACCCAAATGCCAAAGTGATTCCTATTTCATTGGCAGATAATGTAGCTAAGGATGCTTTAGTAACTGTTGGTGATACCCTATTATTTAATGTTCAGGGAAAATTAATGACCACTGTTGTGGGTAATATTCGCCAAGTAGATTGGGCACGTATGCAACTTAACTTCTCTATAGTATTTCCAAAGGGAGTGTTAGAGAATGCACCACAGTTTCATGTGGTAACTACCAATGCACCAGATAAAGCCTCATCTGCAGGTTTACAACGAGAGTTGGTAAAAAAATTTCCCAACGTATCCATCATCGATTTAAGACAAGTAGTAACCTTGGTTGAAGATATTTTAGATAAGATTTCATGGGTCATATCTTTTATGGCTTTCTTTAGTATTCTTACCGGTATCATTGTGTTGATAGGATCTGTTAGAAATAGTAAATACCAACGAATTCGTGAAAGTGTTTTACTAAGAACACTTGGTGCTCAGAGTATACAAATATTAAAGATAAATGCTTTAGAGTATTTTTTTCTTGGTGTTTTGGGCAGCGGAGTAGGAGTATTACTTTCTTTACTAAGTAGCTTTTTACTGGCGTATTTTATTTTTGACACACCATTTGTTCCTTCATGGATACCATTTTTAGTGGTGTTGCCGGGTATTACACTATTGGTTCTTGCCATCGGTTTAATGAATAGTAGAGGAGTATTAAATAGTCCGCCATTACAGGTATTGAGAAAAGAAGGTAATTAA